A window of the Bradyrhizobium diazoefficiens genome harbors these coding sequences:
- a CDS encoding TadE/TadG family type IV pilus assembly protein has translation MFRLPAARCTRRPLARFAAAEQGNVAVIFAIMLFPTIYLLGMTLDYTQAQRRQSQLDAAADAAAIAAVTPSMMAQSTTVAQTTATNIFNATANAIAGGLTGNPVLTVNVGNLGLVRTATVSYTANSSNAFPTLLGAPVWPIRGAATASASGAPNINFYLLLDDSPSMGIAATSDDITKLTTATASQPSGSKNCAFACHEAHPNLDSGANSSTKDNLSIARSNNVTLRIDLVAQATASLMSTAKTVQATQNNTYKAAIYTFDYGFNTVYAPSGLPSADLTSAATSAANNISLVTVDHQNCVLSGCSITTDYGTDIENALSSVNALMPLPGGGSNQTGDTPQEVVFLVTDGVDDKMVSLSSSCSGTPLANGSKYRCQQPINTSICKTIRDRGIRIAVLYTEYLPLTGNNWYTSYIAPFNNPSSSTGQIAQNAKSCASPGLFYDVQSGGDITDALKKLFLLVVETAPHLTN, from the coding sequence ATGTTTCGCCTGCCCGCCGCCCGGTGCACTCGTCGACCCCTGGCTCGTTTTGCCGCGGCCGAGCAAGGCAACGTCGCCGTCATCTTCGCGATCATGCTGTTCCCGACCATCTATTTGTTGGGCATGACGCTCGATTACACCCAGGCCCAACGCCGCCAATCGCAGCTGGACGCCGCGGCCGATGCCGCCGCAATCGCGGCCGTGACGCCGTCGATGATGGCCCAAAGCACGACAGTCGCACAGACGACCGCCACGAATATCTTCAATGCGACGGCGAACGCGATCGCCGGCGGCCTGACAGGGAATCCCGTCCTGACGGTCAACGTCGGCAACCTCGGCCTGGTGCGCACTGCGACCGTCAGCTACACCGCGAACTCCAGCAACGCCTTCCCGACGTTGCTCGGTGCCCCCGTGTGGCCGATCAGGGGCGCAGCGACGGCCAGCGCCTCCGGCGCGCCGAACATCAACTTCTACCTGCTGCTTGACGACTCGCCATCAATGGGAATTGCAGCGACATCGGACGATATCACTAAATTGACTACGGCCACAGCGAGCCAGCCCTCCGGCTCGAAGAACTGCGCGTTCGCCTGTCACGAAGCGCATCCCAATCTCGACAGCGGCGCAAACTCCTCGACCAAGGACAACCTCAGCATCGCGCGCAGCAACAACGTCACGCTGCGCATCGACCTCGTGGCGCAGGCGACCGCAAGTCTCATGAGCACCGCGAAAACCGTGCAGGCGACGCAGAACAACACCTACAAGGCCGCGATCTACACGTTCGACTACGGGTTCAACACCGTCTATGCGCCGTCGGGGCTGCCATCCGCCGACCTGACCAGTGCCGCGACCTCGGCCGCCAACAACATTTCGCTTGTCACCGTCGACCATCAGAACTGCGTGCTCTCGGGATGCAGCATCACCACCGACTACGGCACCGACATCGAGAACGCGCTCTCAAGCGTCAACGCCCTCATGCCCTTGCCCGGCGGAGGGTCAAATCAGACCGGGGATACGCCTCAGGAAGTGGTGTTCCTCGTTACCGACGGGGTTGACGACAAGATGGTGTCGCTGAGCTCGTCCTGCAGCGGAACGCCGCTTGCCAACGGCTCCAAGTATCGGTGTCAGCAACCGATCAATACGTCGATATGTAAGACGATCAGGGACCGGGGAATTCGCATCGCGGTGCTTTATACCGAGTACCTGCCGCTCACAGGCAACAATTGGTACACCTCCTACATCGCGCCATTCAACAATCCCTCGTCGTCGACCGGACAGATCGCGCAAAATGCGAAATCCTGCGCGTCGCCCGGCTTGTTCTACGACGTACAATCGGGCGGCGACATCACCGACGCACTCAAGAAACTGTTCCTGTTGGTCGTGGAAACGGCCCCTCACCTGACCAACTGA